In Nanoarchaeota archaeon, the DNA window AGCTCCAGAACGAAATGATGAAGCTCACCTTAAAGCCGATTATAGTTTCAATGCTTTTGTTTTTCATCGTAATCCCGTGGATGTACGCGAATTATGGTGATGTAAGCGCAAAAATCGTTGACGGAAAAGGCATACTTGTTTACGGCGCATTGAGTGAAAATATAAGCGCCACAAACAGCACATTTAGATTTTCCGGCAACACAGACAGCAAGATATATGATATCGGCAACAAATTCGAGTTTGCAGGCAAGACGTGGAACACGTCATACCAGTCCGATGCGCGCGGATATTTCGAAAAGCTGCGCAATGTCCCTGTTTACGGCATGCTGACGCTTGAAAATGCGCGCTTCAAACTGCCGTTTCGTTTCCCGGGAATCGGCGACAATGTCGGATGGCTCGGATTATACATCATAATTTCAATACCTTCCACAATGCTATTCAGGAAGATTTTAGGAGTGGATTAAAA includes these proteins:
- a CDS encoding DUF106 domain-containing protein, with the protein product MALTEFFNIIFAPFMAQGPMFAISIVSLMISFTFSALYLVFVDQQKMKRIKAEIKESQEKMKKAQKEHNDKEIKSLFSNSMKLQNEMMKLTLKPIIVSMLLFFIVIPWMYANYGDVSAKIVDGKGILVYGALSENISATNSTFRFSGNTDSKIYDIGNKFEFAGKTWNTSYQSDARGYFEKLRNVPVYGMLTLENARFKLPFRFPGIGDNVGWLGLYIIISIPSTMLFRKILGVD